Proteins found in one Balaenoptera ricei isolate mBalRic1 chromosome 18, mBalRic1.hap2, whole genome shotgun sequence genomic segment:
- the LOC132352609 gene encoding prefoldin subunit 4-like, which produces MAATMKKAAAGDVNVTFEDQQKINRFAQNTSRITELKEEIEKKKQLQNLEDVCEDIMLADNDGLMIPYQICDVSISHSEEETQEILEEAKKNLQEETDTLESRMESIQQVLADLKVQLYAKYGSNINLEANES; this is translated from the coding sequence ATGGCGGCCACCATGAAGAAGGCGGCTGCAGGAGATGTCAATGTTACTTTTGAAGATCAACAAAAGATAAACAGATTTGCACAGAATACAAGTAGAATCACAGagctgaaggaagaaatagaaaagaagaaacaactcCAGAATTTAGAAGATGTTTGTGAGGACATCATGCTTGCAGACAACGACGGCTTAATGATACCTTATCAGATTTGTGATGTTTCCATTAGCCATTCTGAAGAAGAAACACAAGAAATAttagaagaagcaaagaaaaatttgCAAGAAGAAACTGACACCTTAGAATCCAGAATGGAATCAATTCAGCAGGTGTTAGCAGATTTGAAAGTACAGTTATATGCAAAATATGGGAGTAACATAAACCTTGAAGCTAATGAAagttaa